A section of the Anaerolineae bacterium genome encodes:
- a CDS encoding DNRLRE domain-containing protein produces MSGRRWFHLALAVGVFAACAGLLFLLNLPSSAAGPASPHAAPTPIYTRVYRQGLNGYAGAADVTIQRAFPDTNFEGQTYLRLHCNDHTRLPEQAGVLIRFDLSDLPRNARVLSATFQLVTFSRNITDDLLVSFHVLSRTWEAGQVTWNRPRVGEAWATPGANDIWYDRREEWESWALFRLTNPPQARYSWDVTQAVQYWVEQPRWNHGAKLLAYIGQRREVQYDAYSSEAPYPDLRPQLVVTYTLDPAVPTPTDVPPTPTATPTRRPEGPLYRETFQQGLNGYFGVSDTYLYRRAPDIFFSESISLHLRWQDKDETGFVDRDESNPLIHFDLRSISSHALVTSATLYLYAFYQSNSSYLDVTSHRVLRDWDRRLATWREAAPGVPWYAEGCGAPERDFQKRESDWVDMPAAGAWYAFNVRDMVQHWVWYPEQNFGLLLKPHVDVNVGYSFYSSEAPTQTLRPRLVVEYWLPADVPTATPTPAGAASPTPSPTPSVTWTLTPSSTPTPTHSATPSPTPTATSSPTWTASPTATATETPTSTATPSGTPPPTETPSPTATATSTATPLWWAVRLPLVLKGW; encoded by the coding sequence ATGTCCGGCCGCCGCTGGTTTCATCTCGCGCTGGCCGTGGGAGTGTTCGCCGCATGCGCCGGCCTCCTCTTTCTCCTCAACCTGCCATCGTCGGCCGCCGGCCCTGCATCTCCCCATGCCGCGCCGACGCCCATCTACACCCGCGTCTACCGCCAGGGGCTGAACGGCTACGCCGGCGCCGCCGACGTCACCATCCAGCGCGCCTTCCCCGACACCAATTTCGAGGGGCAGACATACCTGCGCCTGCACTGCAACGACCATACGCGACTACCGGAGCAGGCCGGCGTCCTCATCCGCTTCGACCTGAGCGACCTGCCGCGCAATGCCCGCGTCCTCTCCGCCACGTTTCAACTGGTCACCTTCAGCAGGAACATCACCGATGACCTGCTGGTCAGTTTCCACGTGCTCAGCCGCACCTGGGAAGCCGGGCAAGTGACTTGGAACCGGCCGCGCGTCGGCGAGGCATGGGCCACCCCCGGCGCGAACGACATCTGGTATGACCGCCGGGAGGAATGGGAAAGCTGGGCGCTCTTCCGCCTGACCAATCCTCCCCAGGCCCGCTATTCCTGGGATGTCACCCAGGCGGTCCAGTACTGGGTGGAACAGCCCCGCTGGAATCATGGGGCCAAACTGCTGGCATACATCGGCCAGCGGCGGGAGGTGCAGTACGATGCCTATTCCTCCGAGGCGCCGTACCCCGACCTGCGTCCCCAGCTCGTGGTGACCTATACCCTGGACCCGGCGGTGCCGACGCCGACCGATGTACCGCCAACGCCGACCGCCACCCCCACCCGCCGGCCGGAAGGCCCGCTCTATCGCGAGACCTTCCAGCAGGGGCTCAACGGCTATTTCGGCGTCAGCGACACTTATCTCTACCGCCGCGCGCCCGACATCTTCTTCAGTGAATCCATCAGCCTGCACTTGCGCTGGCAGGACAAGGATGAGACCGGCTTCGTGGATCGGGATGAGAGCAACCCTCTCATCCACTTCGACCTGCGCTCTATCTCCAGCCATGCGCTGGTGACCTCTGCGACGCTTTACCTGTACGCCTTTTACCAGAGCAATTCCAGTTACCTGGATGTCACCAGCCACCGCGTCCTGCGGGATTGGGACCGCCGGCTGGCCACCTGGCGGGAGGCCGCGCCGGGCGTCCCATGGTACGCTGAAGGCTGTGGCGCGCCCGAGCGAGACTTTCAGAAGCGGGAGAGCGATTGGGTGGATATGCCGGCCGCCGGCGCATGGTACGCCTTCAACGTGCGCGACATGGTCCAGCACTGGGTCTGGTACCCGGAGCAGAACTTTGGCCTCCTGCTCAAACCGCATGTGGATGTCAACGTGGGCTACAGCTTCTACTCATCCGAAGCGCCCACCCAGACCCTGCGGCCGCGGTTAGTGGTGGAGTACTGGCTGCCGGCGGATGTGCCGACGGCGACCCCCACGCCGGCCGGCGCCGCCAGCCCCACCCCCTCCCCTACACCGTCTGTCACCTGGACCCTCACCCCTTCGTCCACGCCGACGCCCACCCACAGCGCGACCCCTTCACCCACGCCAACAGCCACATCTTCCCCGACCTGGACGGCGAGTCCGACGGCTACCGCTACGGAAACTCCCACCAGCACCGCCACCCCTTCTGGGACCCCACCGCCTACGGAGACTCCGTCGCCGACCGCGACCGCGACGTCCACCGCCACGCCGCTATGGTGGGCGGTAAGACTCCCGCTGGTGCTAAAAGGGTGGTAA